Proteins encoded in a region of the Misgurnus anguillicaudatus chromosome 9, ASM2758022v2, whole genome shotgun sequence genome:
- the ovol1b gene encoding putative transcription factor Ovo-like 1 — MPRAFLVKKVNITPGKKNWSHLPDSVRGDIEIPLSLFPSYVHEVSEGSLAEHSCFTTPPKNNTFLQVQTHVLSAQLPSSAAQGQHDQRSECRMRTQRVPYFRSKIKITTGNTPPVPPVISENASKLADIPTDQSVFTCQECEKTFSTARMLKRHAKCHSETKRYSCEHCGKGFNDAFDLKRHVRTHTGVRPYKCTLCAKAFTQRCSLESHLKKIHAITQQYAYKERRDKLYVCEECGLTAQTQDNLWNHIQAEHPESRLITDKTIDLKEGNTSS; from the exons ATGCCTCGAGCGTTCCTGGTAAAAAAGGTGAACATCACTCCTGGAAAGAAAAATTGGAGTCATCTCCCAGATTCTGTGCGCGGTGACATAGAGATACCAC TGTCTCTTTTTCCATCATATGTGCATGAGGTCTCAGAGGGCAGCCTTGCAGAGCACTCCTGCTTCACAactcccccaaaaaacaacacatttctaCAGGTTCAGACACACGTCCTGTCTGCACAGCTGCCATCCTCTGCTGCACAAGGTCAACATGATCAAAGATCAGAGTGTCGAATGAGAACCCAGAGAGTGCCTTACTTTCGCTCAAAGATAAAG ATAACTACCGGAAATACACCTCCTGTTCCACCAGTCATCTCAGAAAATGCAAGCAAATTAGCAGATATTCCAACTGATCAATCTGTATTTACCTGCCAAGAATGCGAAAAGACATTTAGCACAGCACGTATGCTAAAACGACATGCAAAATGTCACAGTGAAACGAAGAGATACTCTTGTGAGCACTGTGGAAAAGGATTTAATGATGCTTTTGACTTAAAGAGGCATGTGCGTACTCATACTG GCGTGCGACCCTATAAGTGCACTTTGTGTGCTAAGGCCTTCACCCAGCGCTGCTCCTTAGAATCTCACCTTAAGAAGATCCATGCAATTACTCAACAGTATGCCTACAAAGAGCGCAGGGACAAATTGTATGTATGTGAGGAGTGTGGCTTGACTGCACAGACACAGGACAACCTGTGGAATCACATTCAAGCTGAACATCCAGAAAGCAGACTAATAACGGACAAGACCATAGACTTAAAGGAAGGCAACACATCAAGTTAG
- the tmem223 gene encoding transmembrane protein 223 translates to MGFQCLLLGARSCRTFISTYRKTGVQSSKTLASTWTQFLKNNDTTTILRPLRFHVRGNSTTSSSVRNAYTFTSTAVAKDVILFEHDRTRFFRLLAIFCGGQFIFWAYLAHFAFTSLRDTRKNAEPQNVRTDLGGLFSFDMNLGSNAWRYGFTLGCLVIGGGILGVAILFSRRSVSRVILHKGGGKVTVSTQSPLGPLRAHHLTVPLSQVACHAHRQESPSFIPLKIKDYKFYFLLDKEGTLNNPKLFDITVGAYRPL, encoded by the exons ATGGGGTTTCAGTGCTTGTTATTAGGCGCAAGGTCCTGTCGAACTTTTATTTCAACGTATCGAAAAACAGGCGTTCAGTCTTCAAAAACCTTAGCATCTACATGGACGCAgttcttaaaaaataatgatacaACAACCATCTTGAGGCCTTTACGTTTCCATGTGCGTGGCAATTCAACAACCTCATCTTCAGTCAGGAATGCATACACCTTCACCTCTACTGCTGTCGCAAAGGACGTGATACTCTTCGAGCACGACCGTACCCGGTTTTTCAGACTTTTGGCCATATTTTGCGGAGGACAGTTTATATTCTGGGCATATTTGGCCCATTTTGCTTTTACAAGTCTTCGAGACACGAGAAAAAACGCAGAGCCTCAAAATGTGAGAACTGATTTAGGGGGCCTTTTCAGTTTTGACATGAACCTCGGATCAAACGCGTGGAGGTATGGGTTTACCCTTGGGTGCCTAGTCATTG GTGGAGGAATCTTGGGCGTGGCAATATTGTTTAGCCGTCGTTCTGTCAGTCGTGTAATTCTGCATAAGGGAGGTGGGAAAGTTACAGTGTCTACTCAGTCACCTTTGGGACCTCTTAGAGCTCACCATTTAACTGTGCCTTTGAGTCAAGTGGCCTGTCATGCACATAGACAGGAATCACCTTCATTTATCCCTCTAAAAATTAAAGATTACAAGTTCTACTTTCTGTTGGACAAAGAGGGGACACTGAACAACCCGAAACTTTTTGACATTACTGTTGGAGCATACAGACCCCTGTAA